Genomic DNA from Planctomycetota bacterium:
CCGCAGCAACTCGGAGATCTCGGCGTACGAAAGATCCTCGATGACCCGCAACAGCAGACAACAACGCGCCTCGGAAGACAGCTGGGCGAGCGCCGCCATCATCTCATC
This window encodes:
- a CDS encoding sigma factor-like helix-turn-helix DNA-binding protein translates to DEMMAALAQLSSEARCCLLLRVIEDLSYAEISELLRIPEGTAMSHVFRSKKSMRARLSPRIQNES